The Erigeron canadensis isolate Cc75 chromosome 1, C_canadensis_v1, whole genome shotgun sequence genome segment TTCTTGTGGTTCAATAACCTCATGGATCGTCCTttatagaacaaaaagtttcacGTTTTgtcctttgactatttgaccatTAACCCATCTCCGTTAACCCCCCACGTGAGGGGGTAGTCATGTCTTTTTCGCCCTCCATTGACTCTGTATTATctatttcatttgttttttcccCTGCACCTACACTACTTGGAGCTATAtgcatacaaaattacaaacacAAACTAATACACATCACTACCACCACTCTTTTTCATCTTCAATCTACAAACCCTTAAATCAAATACTCATCACCTGATCTCTatatcttttcattttcatccaaaaccctaaagctatatatacatacctaatctctatatttaaaatttgtattcCTTAATCAAAAGTAAGTAACTTTCAAACCCACAAATCACACATTAAAATTCCAGCCGCCCCATTTCCTTATATCCATTTACCTTTTTTCGGTAATTATTTAGAATAAGATTAGAAAGAAACATATATACAGAGATATAGAGCCatttaatcataaataaaatattatttgtaaTGCTGTGTAGCGAGGGATGTGACAGCCGGAAAATTGGGGAGGATGTGAAGCAATTGTGACGAGGGATTGCTGTGAAATTTCTTGAAATGGTCATTTAAGTTAATAGTTTTGTCAAGTAAGTTtttgcataaaaaaaattgtggaAATGGGTAATCCGGCACTCCGGCTCAAAGATCTCACACGAGACCGACATTACCACTGCCGGCCTCAGTTAGATTAGCGAGACCGGCAGTGGGAATGCCGGTCTCGAGGAGAAGACGACAAAGGGCAGCGAGTGGCAGTGAGGGTGGCAGGCAAGTGACTTATTAATATTGAATTTGCGTTAATTGGGGTATGTTATTGATATaagacatgtttatatttttttgattattgtttacaaTTCAAATTCATTTTAGAGTGGCACCAACAGTAGATGGtagaaattatttttgattttttggaaAGTAATCAAATTTTGCAACACTAAAACAGTAAATGGTAGAAACCTTTCATCCTGGAACTGCTGTATAATATTCCAGATATTGTTTGTTCAAGCTTTTTTTTCAAGAATTACGCAGGGTTTTGTCTATATCTTGGTAAAGTTGTAATTTAAACTGATGGTGGAACTGCTTCTGAATGGACTTAAAGCCAATGCGAAAGATTGAAGAAGgttaaatttgttataaactCGTCATTTCGGTTCGTTGTTTGTTTTTGTCTAAATGAGTTATAAACAGAGTAATTGTGTCCCTTTGTTAAGAATGGCACAGGATTTGTCTATACCCTGGGTCATGGAATTGGTTTTGGTAAGTTCAGGGCTATAATAACTTgaaattcttttttttctaGGACCAAGTTTTGTGCATCTTAATTTCCTGCAAGTTTGACTTCTTTATAGGATAAACTAGCTGCCCCTGTTAATGCCCTTTGTCGTCTTCTCCTCGAGACCGGCATTCCCACTGCCGGTCTCGCTAATCTAACCGAGCCGAGGCCGACAGTGGGAATGCCGGTCTCGTGTGAGATCTTTGAGTCCGGCAGTGGGAGTGCCGGATTACCCACttccataaatttttttttgtaaaaacttaTTTGACAAAACTATTAACTTAAATGACCATTTAAAGAAATTTTTCAGGGATTGCTACGGTGGTGAGGAAGGAAATGAAGCAGCAGGCGATGGTGACATTAATGGGGATTGCTTAAAGGTAACCGCTGGAATTAGGTTGAGAAGTGGCCGGAATTAGCTTCACCGGAATAGTTTTGGGGTAGAATATTGTCCTcgtcttcatctttttcttccaaCCCTCAGATTTGAAGACAACCCAATTAATAGTTTTATGGTCAGCTCTCCATCGCCGATGCTCTTGCCGCATATTTTCGGCATGCGTGGTTTTAGTGTCAGCCACCCCTATATCTATACatccaccatcaccaccataaCAAGAAATAAGGACCGTTGTTGTAGTGCATCTTTGTTGGTTGACTTCGTTTTGTCATGGATTGGAGTTTTTATGGTTTTGTGAATTCATGCGGTATGGTTATACTTTTGTGATTGAAGTTATGGTTTTCAATCATGAATGTTTCGCATGATGTATAGTAGTTATCTTTTTAATGTTGCTACTTATTCATATAATAttgatgtatgtatgtaatgaTTTCGATATATATTTTAGAGATACAGATTGAAATATAGATGTAGATATGGTTTATAGTGGATTTTGTGATATAGTTTAATTTTAGATATTAAGTTTGCAGGGATGAAGAAAAAATCATCACTGGTCCTTTAGATTTCGAAAAGACATGACTACCCCTAGCGTGGGAGGCACGTGGGGGGTTAACGGAGATGGATTgacggtcaaatagtcaaaggacAAAACGTGAAGCATTTCTTCCTATAAAGGACGATCCATGAGGTTATTGAACCACAGGGATGAAACGTGACTATTTTGCTAAATCACAAGGACGATTTATGTCGTTTACTCTTTAAAGTATTAGAAAAAGACTATGTTACCTATGATATGGAGGGAACACACTAGTGAGGTCTACATGCTCAAGCTCGGGCAGCTCAGAAATTCCGGCAACACACATAATAAATTTATCACTTGCCATCTTCTCAATGTCTCGGTCGATTTTTTCCCACAAACATGGCAATGTTTCTTTCCTCCATTCGATATCTTTTATCTAGACCCCTGTTGAACGCCCATTTCTCAACCGTAGTATCTCATCCCGGTCCAAAAGCTGCTATGCGGCGACAATAATGAGTAGAGTCGGACTGAATGGGTAGACAGAGGCAACAAATTAAAGCCCCCGCTGAAGAAGCGGTCATGATCGCCATCGTCTTAAGGCCATACCCATGCATATGAAGTATTATAGAAAATAAATGGTATATGTACCATGAATGATGATTACCGTACCATTATGtacaattttataaaagtttgttagAATCTGTTAAATGTCAAATTACCGATACCAATTTgggtaaaaatgaaataaaagggAGCATGTCAAGTATTGTCCAGGTGTGCATAAATTATCAATGAATTGAAGGGTGTTTCAGTGTATAGTTGGGAGCATTGAAGAAGGTTCGTAACATGGTACACTAAAATGGGGGTAatgtatttattataaaaattatctcCTCATAAATTGGTAATTTGTTAGTTGTTACTAAGTTATTTCAAACCTGTTCGTTTATTTTAAGATGCTCTCCAATTACTCGAAAGCTACATTATAATcaaacatcatatatattagGGCCCTATATATTAAAAGGCAGTGTGAACATAATAACATCATAAAACTTGGTGAATGTAAAAACATCTATATATGAAACAAATGCTAGCAATTACCAAGCTAGCGAGGTACATCACATACGTCCATATATATTTCGTATATGTTCCACAAATGCTTGTTTATTCCTTTATTAGACAATACCTAAAAACATGAAGTCTTGAATATGACTCCATAAATATAGggataaatattttgaaatataacaaattttatacGAATATCTTTATAGTATAAAACTAGCTATAACTGATAAACGTTTTGCAAATAAACCGAATGATACCCggataactttaaaatatattgtcattttaaaatgtataaaaaacaactttatataaGTTGAAACTtatgataaattattatgtaaaaaacgaaACCAAGCGGAAACAATAGTAATGTAGTTGTGGACACACGTTAAAACACATTCGGTtggcaaaaacaaaaacaaaaacgttatctagaaaggaaaaaaacacCATAGTTTTCAGTTTATTATAACGAAAAAAATAGGGTGattaaaattcataataatGTAGACATTTAATAAATATCCatattaatgatacatatttaagaaaaaataatattttgaattttaaataaaaagtatgatgtcataattaaattaaaaggatgtgtagtaatataatttttaaaaaatcttaatcaAACCTGGATGCAATCCAAGaagttacaaatatattttgttataataaatacaaaaataaaatttgttataagaGGCAGACATTGATCTTAACATTATCAAATATTGAATTCAATAATGAACAAAATATCATAactataaatttgtaattaataaaaattgttatagGTGGACATTAATTAGACTATACAAGCTTCaaagtataataatattagCACCATCactatgtaataataatataacctacaacctataaaaacaaaacataatttacGTATTTATAACCATAAACTTAATACACCAACGAGGTAGACTAATAGACATGtagttatgtattttaatttcaaaataaactGTTACGTAGAGATAGATATATTGAAGAtatccttaattttaatttataaatattttatcaaaacttaaGTGGAAATTCTAAACTATGATgactaaataaagaaaatgctagattagaataattatatttttgtaatgttacatcatctttaattatataGAATGTAGGGAAAAATTACAATATgacacataatattttttcttctagaaacaatcttcctttattaataatagagataactaaagttgtgttcattgtatgtaatcatctttaaattatgtatgtatattatatgtaagaaaatgtatccgaccaatcaaaaactaacAAGTGACAACTATAtaatatggttgccacgtatgtcttcttacatacaatagacataatttaaaaattaaatacaatgaacacaactttagttatcacactatagacattcgtctaAAATTTGTTAGATACTTATCCCATAAAAATATTACTAGAATATTGTTGTAACCGTACATAGTAGTGGTGAGTATggatcggtttggttcggtttttggctaaaaccgaAACCATAACCCgtccattcggtttttagaaaacccaatccattggattcggtttttgttcggttcggtttgtcggttttttggttcggtttggatcggtttcggtttttgttcggtttttattataaatttcttttgtaaacttttttgtttattatgttataaatttaattttcagttgttaacaaaaaaaattatgatataaaaattaaaatataaagatgttttttatcgactaattatattttttaggtgttaaaattgatataacttttataaaacgaaatGATTTTCttgtacgttttcatctaaaacatacaatttatatagatttgtatactaaaaagacaaaaagtttaaatatattaacatatttacaaattataagtaataaatataaatgtaatatgatataaatattaaataattaatatataattgattcggttcggttcggtttttgatcggttttttggcatatgaaaccgaaacccgaaccgatccgttcggtttttagaaaacaaaaaccaaaccaatggatttcgttcggttttcagttttttcggttcggttttgtcagttttttttggtttttggttttccggttcggtttttgctcacccctagttCATAGTCCAGTAAAAAACTCTCGTTTTGGGTCAAGTTGTTGCATACATCGAAATTTCTATAACCAAATAAGGAATCAAAACCAAACATAAACATTCAAACACTATAcctaaaataaaacttaaaaaatgatGTTAATATCATGAAGATCAACCATTCCCTAGCTTCATTTGGTGTACCAACATCGATCTTACACCAAAGCATGAAAGGCCTATAAGATGCGACCGTACTTGAAGACGAATAGACAATGAGTAGTTgcataaaattatattatgtaACACCGATTTATATATAAGATGTGACCTTGTGACAAGTTGgactcatttacttatgaattaACATGTTTTACTATTATGTTAGGTTGTATCTCTATTGGGTCAGATAAAACTTCAAGTTAATCGGAAACGGGCTAAGTGGCTCGATAGATAGCCAAGATGTATTTTAAATGCATAGAGCACCTTATAAAGTGTTTCTCCATATATTTTGCTTAGTATTGAAATAATAAACGTTTATCGCCATGTTTGGTCATGCTAAAAATCTATGGAACATTAAAAAATTGTACTAAAAGAGTACTCGTACAAGCCTTTTGGAGGTTTTAACCCAAACATAATTTGATGCGCCGACCAACCCACCCATTTATCAACCTCTTATTAACACGATAACACATACCTATATAGAATTTGTCTGTCATAATAATAAGTTCATAACAGGCCAATCTACTTCTGAgtatactagctaattaacccgggtatattaataaaagttttataataacatatatttgCCACTAAAATTGAAACAATCAAACGGTACTCATAACATCGAAATAGTATACCTTATAATTAACTTATGAACTCGcataatataaagataatttaaatatctgttgttacaaaattatttaaatgatggaacttaaaagaccatgtataaattattagaatttttagaagaaattaaaacattttttaaaaattaacatcataaaaaataaaaagaaaaattcaataaatttaaaaaaagaaaaattttatgacatcataagtaaattaaataaaaaaaactaaatatcaaGAAAGAATTGAAAGGTGACAAGCAAGTTAACTTtataaatgatgatgtcataacaatccttttttatttaatatagagatagagattaaTAAACAATATACACTTCTCCTTTTTAACTCTCTAGctttaaaatatccaaaataccattaattttcaacacatttttaactCTCAAACTAAATTCACCCgatatatccttaaaatattttacacccatatttatccaaacatctctttattaattaatttaaatattttcaactaatatctctataatattcttaataaagttatttacaaaacatgcatttcttaaccataaaataactatactaccatttatgtcaattacttttaaattaaaataatgctAACTTAAATATCTTCCTACTCCCCAGCAAAAATAATGTGACTTACTAAGACAATCAGCAATATTCATTAAGTAGTTTTCTAAGTACAATAAATTACAGAATTCGGATAACATACAAGCTCTTAAGCATATGGTGCAACTTTTCCATACAAAAACAGCAAGTTTAAATGTATGCCTGTAAACAAGATATCTAATTACCAATGCTACTTGTTCTAGATGCATTAGAAGGGTGTGACAGAATCATTGCAAGTATAATGAACCAGATTTAGACGACACAGGTACAACTCTCCGTTACTGTGATAGGAAGTATTGCTTACTTGTAGCCAAATGCGTGACTTGCAACTCTGCATCAGCACAAATTTTGCACAAATAGTAAGATCTCTACTAGTCCCATTTAATTTCTCTGTGGAAGGTCCAGTCAGACGGATTTAGAGTTGTTTTTCCATCTGAATACACTAAATCGTATGGTGAGTCCTCAGAAAACTCGGTGGGCATGGATTTCCAATGTAAACTTGGTTCCCATTCTGCGTTTTTGAGCACTTTTAGTATCTCCTCAACAACTACCTTGCTTCCTTCACCTGATAAATGTACGCCGTCCCTGGAGGAACAGTTTATAACTAATACAATttagtaaaaatatattgaagttaGATGTGATAAGGGTCGtcggttattgtaaaacaaaccttttaataaataatctaTTACTTTTATCATAATATTGAACATTCAATAAAATGTTACTACATCCATGTTGTTACAATATATAAGCTTTTATACCCTGATTGTATAGGATGCCCACCATGCCGTATGGGTCTTCCATGTTAGTAATGTAACACTTCAAATATAACCCTTGATTTATCGCCTTATCGGCATAGTGATATCTTGGAGGCGGCAAGACAGGCAGGTTGGATAATAGGTCACTTTAGTACACCAAAAAGGCCGGGTTGGGTTGAAGTGGGCCAACTTAGTACACTGAAATAGACCGAGTTGGATTGACTTTTTTGACCAGTTTAACAATACAAATTACAAACAGCTAATATGTTAACTACAAGTTTATCAgtacaaaaacaatatattacaaTAGTTATCTAAAACTTAAATTGATTTTCTTTAGAAAGTTATATGCATTAAAGTAGACTTCAAGCAACTTTTGAATCATTTGGTTCAcctctttcaagtttcaactatTGTTTTTTCTTTCGCAAGACCAATTTGACCAGTCTGAGATAAAATACAGCATTAAGGCCAACAAAAACCCATTCTCCATTAAATGGTTCTAAAGTGCCAACTCTAAACTTTTTGCATCAATAAAATACTAGTGCAAATGATAAAAGGCAAGAATGCTTACGTAAAGAAAGACAACCAATTATCTCGTTTCTGAAATTCAGTCCAAAGATCAATAACTTTGATTCCCATCTCATTGCACAGCTCTACACAGGCATCTGAATACTTCTTGCATAACTCATTTGTTCGAACAAGTTCACTAAATACTGAGCTGTTTTACATAAAAGTAAACAGGCCTTAGATGCATTGCTTGAACACATCTCGCTAGTAAAATAATCCTCGTACCTTGTAGTTTCAGCAAGTTTGACCTCATCCACGGGTGGGCAAGTAAGAAAGATTATACGAGTTGTCTCTGAAAGGCCCTGATTTTCATATTGGTGTCAGCATTAAAGGGTTTTTTAATGTGCGTTGATAAAGTAATTTAGTGAGATGGGATAATCATGATCAGTTGTACTAAATTTTGTAGTGGATAGTGTTTGGACGTGTTTCTGCTGATCAAAATTGTAGTAATCTGATTATAAAAAGTTGTGTTTGGAAAACCCTCATTAGCTACGATATTAACAgataaaatgaccaaaaagaTACATttgtatgattaaaaaaaaactttttgtagAAAGTGTGTAAAAGTTTCTTATGTTTAAAGGATAGGCAAATTGGTAATTCTAGTTTACCCTTAAATACTATGTTTTGTTGCAGTTGGTATGAAACTAATAATTTGAACACTATCAGTTTATCAGAAGCAAGAATCTGTTCATTTAAGCATTAAAGACGAACTGTTGCAAGTATGCGACTTTTAGTAACCATGAttgtataaaaagaaaagatgataaacttcctttatatattcatttaattttttatttaaagtcaTGGATGGAGCACATTCCAAAAGGTCTAACCTATTTGGCTATTCGGAGTGGTCTGCTACATGTAACCATTCATGTAGTCTGAAAAAAACATGTCATGAAGAAATGGTACCTTTAGATGGCTAGCAATTTTCCTCATGTTTTCAATATATTCGGGAAGAGGAACATGTGGACCTAAACCAGATGAGTGAGGTCCCATCGAATCATTACCACCAAAGTAAACAATGATCAGTGAAGGCTGACTAGCAGCATCCTACATGAGAATAGAACGACACCATTATAAAGAACAGCACAATGTATAAGCATACATACTCAAACAGTCATCGTGTGGCAATTTAAGTTC includes the following:
- the LOC122584278 gene encoding GDSL esterase/lipase CPRD49 — protein: MIGPARPQIVLFGSSIVQLSFSNDGWGAILADVYSRKADIVLRGYYGWNSRRAIKVVDQIFPKDAASQPSLIIVYFGGNDSMGPHSSGLGPHVPLPEYIENMRKIASHLKGLSETTRIIFLTCPPVDEVKLAETTSSVFSELVRTNELCKKYSDACVELCNEMGIKVIDLWTEFQKRDNWLSFFTDGVHLSGEGSKVVVEEILKVLKNAEWEPSLHWKSMPTEFSEDSPYDLVYSDGKTTLNPSDWTFHREIKWD